In a genomic window of Rhodovulum sp. P5:
- a CDS encoding YVTN family beta-propeller repeat protein, translated as MRFAALALLMAALPAQAAEIWVTNEKDDTISVIDVDRLEVTRTIPTGERPRGITFAPDHSVVYVCASDSDTVQVIDPVSGKILHDLPSGEDPEQFAVSPDGKLLYIANEDDAITTVVDTETRHVIAQIDVGIEPEGMAVSPEGKIAVTTSETTNMAHWIDTGTHKLFANTLVDARPRHAEFVKHGTELWVSAEIGGTVTVFDVATQTEKAKIAFPLKGVHPDRVQPVGFELTADEKTAFVALGPANHLAVVNAETYAVEDYILVGRRVWHMAFSPDKRLLFVTNGVSGDVTVVDVAKRKAIKTIKVGRFPWGAATRL; from the coding sequence ATGAGATTTGCCGCACTGGCCCTCTTGATGGCGGCGCTGCCCGCGCAAGCCGCCGAGATCTGGGTGACCAATGAAAAGGACGACACGATCAGCGTGATTGATGTGGACAGGCTGGAGGTCACCCGCACCATTCCCACCGGCGAACGCCCGCGCGGGATCACCTTCGCCCCCGATCATTCGGTCGTTTATGTCTGCGCCTCCGACAGTGACACGGTGCAGGTGATCGACCCGGTCAGCGGTAAGATCCTGCATGACCTGCCCTCGGGCGAGGACCCGGAGCAGTTCGCCGTCTCCCCCGATGGCAAGCTGCTGTACATCGCCAACGAGGATGACGCGATCACCACGGTCGTCGATACCGAAACCCGGCACGTGATTGCCCAGATCGACGTGGGGATCGAGCCGGAGGGGATGGCGGTGTCGCCGGAGGGCAAGATTGCGGTCACGACGTCTGAAACCACCAACATGGCCCACTGGATCGACACGGGCACGCACAAGCTGTTCGCCAATACGCTGGTCGATGCCCGGCCGCGCCATGCGGAATTCGTCAAGCACGGGACAGAGCTTTGGGTCAGTGCCGAGATCGGCGGAACCGTCACCGTCTTCGATGTGGCCACGCAGACGGAGAAGGCAAAGATCGCGTTCCCGCTGAAGGGCGTGCATCCCGACCGGGTGCAGCCCGTGGGGTTCGAACTGACCGCGGATGAAAAGACGGCCTTTGTGGCGCTTGGCCCTGCGAACCATCTGGCCGTGGTGAATGCGGAGACCTACGCGGTGGAGGACTACATCCTTGTGGGGCGCCGGGTCTGGCACATGGCCTTTTCGCCGGACAAGCGGCTCTTGTTCGTCACCAACGGGGTGTCGGGCGACGTAACCGTGGTGGATGTGGCCAAGCGCAAGGCGATCAAGACGATCAAGGTCGGCCGCTTCCCCTGGGGCGCGGCCACCAGGCTCTGA
- a CDS encoding cytochrome c family protein — protein sequence MKPILTACAVALACATPAAAKGPDLNPEIMEKIKVEAGEELFRHECRRCHATDPVDPSYGPPLENVVGRGAGTYPDYDYSIALSASGIVWTDAAIRAWMEDNSGFMPGTKMRHVGITDRTIQDFILAYLHSISKQDNSAISEDLTK from the coding sequence ATGAAACCGATCCTGACCGCCTGCGCAGTCGCGCTGGCCTGCGCAACGCCCGCCGCGGCCAAGGGGCCTGACCTGAACCCCGAGATCATGGAGAAGATCAAGGTCGAGGCGGGCGAGGAGCTGTTCCGGCATGAATGCCGGCGCTGCCACGCCACGGATCCGGTTGACCCGTCCTATGGTCCGCCCCTGGAAAACGTGGTCGGGCGCGGGGCCGGGACCTATCCCGATTACGACTATTCCATCGCGCTGTCGGCCTCTGGCATCGTGTGGACCGATGCCGCCATCCGGGCCTGGATGGAGGACAACAGCGGCTTCATGCCCGGCACCAAGATGCGCCATGTCGGCATCACCGACCGCACGATCCAGGACTTCATCCTCGCCTATCTCCACTCGATCTCGAAACAGGACAATTCGGCGATTTCCGAAGACCTGACGAAGTAG
- a CDS encoding PQQ-dependent methanol/ethanol family dehydrogenase, which yields MNRFIMAVVAGIVATGVAQAEVTEDDIANDQTITTQVVTNGMGRHLQRYSPLDMLNKDNVKNLVPAWAFSLGGEKQRGQETQPLVHDGIMYVTGSYSRLYAIDVKTGDEIWQYDARLPEGILPCCDVINRGAALYGDKVYFGTLDARIVALNAKTGDVVWRDKIADYKAGYSYTAAPLIVDGLVITGNSGGEFGIVGEVQARDAETGDIVWTRPVIEGHMGTLNGEPSTMTGELNASWPSDMWKTGGGATWLGGSYDADTDTLVFGAGNPAPWNSWLRNAGQKNDGSGDNLYAASRIGIDPKTGEIKWHFQTTPREGWDFDGVNEVVAYTDRDGNKRFATADRNGFFYVLNREDGAFVSATPFVKEISWAEGIDDTGRPIYNEDNRPGDPSAAADGGKGETIFAVPSFLGGKNWMPMAFSQKTGDFYVPSNEWGMDIWNEPVTYKKGAAYLGSGFTIKPLFEDHIGALKAIDPDKGEIKWEYHNEAPLWGGVMTTGGGLVFFGTPEGKFIALDDETGEELWSFQTGSGIVGQPITWEMDGEQYVSVASGWGGAVPLWGGEVASKVNYLNQGGMIWTFKLPKALAMAN from the coding sequence ATGAACCGGTTCATAATGGCCGTGGTCGCGGGGATTGTGGCGACGGGCGTCGCGCAGGCCGAGGTCACGGAAGACGACATCGCCAACGACCAGACGATCACCACGCAGGTCGTCACGAACGGCATGGGGCGGCACCTTCAGCGCTATTCGCCGCTGGACATGCTCAACAAGGATAACGTCAAGAACCTTGTCCCGGCCTGGGCCTTCTCGCTTGGCGGCGAAAAGCAGCGCGGGCAGGAGACCCAGCCCTTGGTGCATGACGGGATCATGTATGTCACCGGGTCCTATTCCCGCCTTTATGCCATCGACGTAAAGACCGGCGACGAGATCTGGCAATACGATGCGCGCCTGCCCGAGGGCATCCTGCCCTGCTGCGACGTGATCAACCGCGGCGCCGCGCTTTACGGCGACAAGGTCTATTTCGGCACGCTGGACGCGCGGATCGTGGCGCTGAACGCGAAAACCGGTGACGTGGTCTGGCGCGACAAGATCGCCGACTACAAGGCGGGCTATTCCTACACGGCCGCGCCCCTGATCGTGGACGGGTTGGTGATCACCGGCAATTCCGGCGGTGAATTCGGCATCGTGGGCGAGGTACAGGCCCGCGACGCGGAAACCGGCGACATCGTCTGGACTCGGCCGGTGATCGAAGGCCACATGGGCACCCTGAACGGCGAACCCTCGACCATGACCGGCGAACTGAATGCGAGCTGGCCGAGCGACATGTGGAAGACCGGCGGCGGCGCGACGTGGCTGGGCGGCTCCTACGATGCCGATACCGACACGCTGGTCTTCGGCGCGGGCAACCCGGCCCCCTGGAACAGCTGGCTGCGCAATGCGGGCCAGAAGAACGACGGCAGCGGCGACAACCTTTACGCGGCCAGCCGCATCGGGATCGACCCCAAGACCGGCGAGATCAAGTGGCATTTCCAGACCACCCCGCGGGAGGGCTGGGACTTCGACGGCGTGAACGAGGTCGTGGCCTATACCGACCGCGACGGAAACAAGCGCTTTGCCACCGCCGACCGGAACGGGTTCTTCTACGTGTTGAACCGCGAAGATGGCGCCTTCGTGTCGGCCACGCCCTTCGTCAAGGAGATCAGCTGGGCCGAGGGCATCGATGACACCGGCCGCCCGATCTATAACGAGGACAACCGCCCCGGCGACCCGTCCGCCGCGGCCGATGGCGGCAAGGGAGAGACGATCTTTGCCGTGCCGTCCTTCCTTGGCGGCAAGAACTGGATGCCGATGGCCTTCAGCCAGAAGACCGGTGATTTCTACGTGCCGTCGAACGAATGGGGCATGGACATCTGGAACGAGCCCGTGACCTACAAGAAGGGCGCGGCCTATCTGGGGTCGGGCTTCACCATCAAGCCGCTGTTCGAGGACCACATCGGCGCGCTCAAGGCCATCGACCCCGACAAGGGCGAGATCAAGTGGGAGTACCATAACGAGGCCCCGCTTTGGGGGGGCGTGATGACGACCGGCGGCGGGCTGGTGTTCTTCGGTACGCCCGAGGGCAAGTTCATCGCGCTGGATGATGAGACCGGTGAGGAACTGTGGAGCTTCCAGACCGGCTCTGGCATCGTCGGCCAGCCCATCACATGGGAGATGGACGGAGAGCAGTATGTCTCGGTCGCGTCCGGCTGGGGCGGCGCGGTGCCGCTTTGGGGTGGGGAGGTCGCCAGCAAGGTGAACTACCTCAACCAGGGCGGCATGATCTGGACGTTCAAGCTGCCCAAGGCACTGGCCATGGCGAACTAG